One genomic window of Streptomyces sp. NBC_01498 includes the following:
- a CDS encoding thiamine-phosphate kinase, with product MKGTVGELGEFGLIRELTSRLTTTPAVRLGPGDDAAVVAAPDRRVVASTDILLEGRHFRRDWSTAYDVGRKAAAQNLADIAAMGAVPTALLLGLVVPAELPVTWPTELMDGIRDECQVAGAAVVGGDVVRGETITLAITALGDLRNHEPVTRAGARPGDVVAYTGWLGWSAAGHAVLSRGFRSPRAFVEAHRRPEPPYHAGPAAAGLGATAMTDVSDGLVADLGHIADASKVRIDLRSGLIDIPSQMNDIGQAVGVDPLQWVLTGGEDHAIVATFPPDAKLPARWKVIGEVLNQSALPQVTVDGAPWTSKGGWDHFGDSE from the coding sequence GTTGGGGGAGTTCGGACTCATCAGGGAGCTCACTTCCCGGCTCACCACCACTCCGGCGGTCCGGCTCGGGCCGGGCGACGACGCCGCGGTGGTGGCCGCACCCGACCGCAGGGTCGTGGCGAGCACCGACATCCTGCTGGAGGGGCGGCACTTCCGGCGCGACTGGTCGACCGCGTACGACGTGGGCAGGAAGGCCGCCGCGCAGAATCTCGCCGACATCGCGGCGATGGGGGCGGTCCCGACGGCGCTGCTGCTCGGCCTGGTCGTGCCCGCCGAACTTCCCGTCACCTGGCCCACCGAGCTGATGGACGGCATCCGCGACGAGTGCCAGGTCGCGGGCGCCGCGGTGGTCGGCGGCGATGTCGTACGGGGCGAGACGATCACCCTCGCGATCACCGCGCTCGGCGACCTGCGCAACCACGAGCCGGTGACCAGGGCGGGGGCGCGGCCGGGCGATGTGGTCGCGTACACCGGGTGGTTGGGCTGGTCCGCGGCGGGGCACGCGGTGCTGTCGCGCGGCTTCCGGTCACCCCGTGCCTTTGTCGAGGCGCACCGGCGTCCCGAACCGCCGTACCACGCGGGGCCGGCGGCGGCGGGGCTCGGCGCGACGGCGATGACGGACGTCAGCGACGGCCTCGTCGCGGACCTCGGGCACATCGCCGACGCGAGCAAGGTCCGCATCGACCTGCGGTCGGGGCTGATCGACATCCCGTCGCAGATGAACGACATCGGGCAGGCGGTGGGGGTGGATCCGCTCCAGTGGGTGCTGACGGGGGGCGAGGACCACGCGATCGTCGCGACGTTCCCGCCGGACGCCAAACTGCCCGCGCGGTGGAAGGTGATCGGCGAGGTCCTCAACCAGTCGGCGCTGCCTCAGGTGACGGTCGACGGGGCGCCGTGGACGAGCAAGGGCGGCTGGGACCACTTCGGCGACTCGGAGTAG